One segment of Sphingomonas qomolangmaensis DNA contains the following:
- a CDS encoding GNAT family N-acetyltransferase produces MNVVPARDTPVLKTRRLRLRPRTPADAEALHPSYADAELMHWWSHGPHTSIEQTREAFARSDNGWRCWIVTLKGDDTAIGFVGAAEKRQGGVTEIGYMLARAHWGTGIAREAVSAVITRLFAEGQRRVYADTDPDNAASRGLLERLGFQLEGRLRGEWETHIGVRDTTLYGLLRQEWRG; encoded by the coding sequence GTGAACGTGGTTCCGGCGCGCGACACGCCGGTGCTCAAGACCCGGCGGCTGCGGCTGCGCCCGCGCACCCCCGCCGATGCCGAGGCGCTGCACCCGAGCTATGCCGATGCCGAACTGATGCATTGGTGGTCGCACGGGCCGCACACCAGCATCGAGCAGACGCGCGAGGCGTTCGCACGGAGCGACAATGGCTGGCGCTGCTGGATCGTGACCCTGAAGGGCGATGACACCGCGATCGGCTTTGTCGGCGCGGCGGAGAAGCGGCAGGGCGGGGTCACCGAAATCGGCTATATGCTGGCGCGCGCGCATTGGGGCACAGGGATTGCGCGCGAGGCGGTGAGCGCGGTCATCACCCGGCTGTTCGCCGAGGGGCAGCGGCGCGTCTATGCCGATACCGATCCCGACAATGCGGCGTCGCGCGGGCTGCTCGAACGGCTGGGCTTCCAGCTCGAAGGGCGGCTGCGCGGCGAATGGGAAACGCATATCGGCGTGCGCGATACGACGCTGTACGGGTTGCTGCGACAGGAATGGCGCGGCTGA
- a CDS encoding class I SAM-dependent methyltransferase, giving the protein MTTRETTSYLPRTDGMWPDDVKRRFVDRAFVVAFFAVQWPWLARSLSGGSRAVKQALLERLELAPDALPNLGSWKADTGFLTLIVDHIERNRPKTVLELGAGASSLVVAKALQQNGGGHLISCDQHGDFIAATREWLHEHGVDAEMRATPLRQAPGDWPGIWYDHGPLPEQIDMLVIDGPPWTIHPYVRGAAETLFDRLPVGGTILLDDAARPGERIVAARWRERWPNFRFDLVNKGTKGTLIGVRER; this is encoded by the coding sequence ATGACTACGCGTGAAACCACCTCCTATCTGCCGCGTACCGACGGCATGTGGCCCGACGACGTGAAGCGCCGCTTCGTCGATCGCGCCTTCGTCGTCGCCTTTTTCGCGGTGCAATGGCCCTGGCTCGCGCGCAGCCTGTCGGGCGGGTCGCGCGCGGTGAAGCAAGCGCTGCTCGAGCGGCTCGAGCTCGCCCCCGACGCGCTGCCCAACCTTGGCAGCTGGAAGGCCGATACCGGATTCCTGACGCTGATCGTCGATCATATCGAGCGCAACCGGCCCAAGACGGTGCTCGAACTCGGCGCCGGCGCGTCGAGCCTGGTGGTCGCCAAGGCGCTCCAGCAAAATGGCGGCGGGCATCTGATCAGCTGCGACCAGCATGGCGATTTCATCGCCGCGACACGCGAATGGCTGCACGAACATGGCGTCGACGCCGAAATGCGCGCGACCCCGCTGCGCCAGGCGCCGGGCGACTGGCCGGGGATCTGGTACGACCACGGCCCACTGCCCGAGCAGATCGACATGCTGGTGATCGACGGCCCGCCCTGGACGATCCACCCCTATGTCCGTGGCGCCGCTGAGACGCTGTTCGACCGTCTCCCCGTGGGCGGCACAATACTGCTCGATGACGCAGCGCGTCCCGGCGAGCGCATCGTTGCGGCGCGCTGGCGTGAGCGCTGGCCGAACTTCCGCTTCGACCTGGTCAACAAGGGGACCAAGGGAACGCTGATCGGGGTGCGCGAACGGTAG
- a CDS encoding diacylglycerol/lipid kinase family protein, with protein MRKLWFITNPSSGSATKEKCDAIEAVFDERGLVIAGRTGFPDEKLPSGKQLDSAGADTVVLFAGDGTINAALCALADWDGAFLILPGGTMNLLAKRLHDTLDPHAIIAAAHDNDRRVALPFIEAGEHRAFVGLIIGPAAQWFRAREAVRQRRVFALVRAMRHAWGRTFGKGVRVSGSVKLRRRYQAVFVTPDERGIDVAGVDARDWRAIADLGWGWIGGDWAEARAVTHTLSAHLRIEGDRPVLALFDGEPQRLDPGMRITGGMSGRHFIETRAQGAAA; from the coding sequence ATGCGGAAGTTATGGTTCATCACCAATCCCAGTTCGGGGTCGGCGACCAAGGAAAAATGCGACGCGATCGAGGCGGTGTTCGACGAACGCGGCCTGGTGATTGCGGGGCGCACCGGCTTTCCCGATGAGAAGCTGCCGAGCGGCAAGCAACTGGATTCCGCGGGCGCCGATACGGTCGTGCTGTTCGCAGGAGACGGGACGATCAACGCCGCCTTGTGCGCGCTCGCCGATTGGGACGGGGCGTTCCTGATCCTGCCCGGCGGCACGATGAACCTGCTCGCCAAGCGGCTGCACGACACGCTCGATCCGCACGCGATCATCGCCGCGGCGCACGACAACGACCGGCGGGTGGCGCTGCCGTTCATCGAGGCGGGCGAGCATCGTGCGTTCGTCGGGCTGATCATCGGCCCCGCGGCGCAATGGTTTCGCGCACGCGAAGCGGTGCGCCAGCGGCGAGTGTTCGCGCTGGTCCGCGCGATGCGGCACGCCTGGGGGCGGACCTTCGGCAAGGGCGTGCGCGTCAGCGGATCGGTGAAGCTGCGGCGGCGCTACCAGGCGGTGTTCGTGACGCCGGACGAACGCGGGATCGACGTCGCCGGAGTCGATGCGCGCGACTGGCGCGCGATCGCCGATCTTGGTTGGGGGTGGATCGGCGGCGATTGGGCCGAGGCACGCGCGGTGACGCACACGCTGTCGGCGCATCTGCGGATCGAGGGCGATCGCCCGGTGCTGGCGCTGTTCGACGGCGAGCCGCAGCGGCTCGATCCGGGGATGCGGATCACCGGCGGCATGAGCGGCCGCCATTTCATCGAGACACGCGCGCAGGGAGCAGCGGCATGA
- a CDS encoding metallophosphoesterase family protein, whose amino-acid sequence MTVRLFHVSDLHFGAEDQSALDWFAGIVRDEVPDAILMTGDLTQSARAHEFEAAAAWLESLDRPVTIEVGNHDLPVYNPVQRMLLPYRRYRALERMLEQPLDIAGVTIVPLRTTARLQLRLDWSKGFVSRRRLDKAVKLIEAASDDGLVFVTAHHPLIEAGTRTRASTRGGERALSALVKAGAHAVLTGHVHDPFDIDHRHEGREVRLIGAGTLSERVRETRPSFNEIRVEGRAFETIARVMDAPDERL is encoded by the coding sequence ATGACGGTTCGGCTTTTTCACGTCAGCGATCTGCATTTCGGCGCCGAGGACCAGTCGGCGCTCGACTGGTTCGCGGGAATCGTCCGCGACGAAGTGCCCGATGCGATCCTGATGACCGGCGACCTGACGCAAAGCGCGCGCGCACACGAGTTCGAAGCGGCGGCGGCGTGGCTCGAAAGCCTCGACCGGCCGGTGACGATCGAGGTCGGCAACCATGACCTGCCGGTGTACAACCCGGTGCAGCGGATGCTGCTGCCCTATCGCCGCTATCGCGCGCTCGAACGGATGCTCGAACAGCCGCTCGACATCGCGGGGGTGACGATCGTGCCGCTGCGCACCACCGCGCGGCTGCAGCTACGGCTCGACTGGTCGAAGGGGTTCGTCAGCCGGCGGCGTCTGGACAAGGCGGTGAAGCTGATCGAAGCGGCCTCCGATGACGGGCTGGTGTTCGTGACCGCGCATCACCCGCTGATCGAAGCGGGCACGCGCACCCGCGCGAGCACGCGCGGCGGCGAGCGCGCGCTGTCGGCGCTGGTGAAGGCGGGCGCGCATGCGGTGCTGACAGGGCATGTCCACGATCCGTTCGACATCGATCACCGGCACGAAGGACGCGAGGTACGGCTGATCGGTGCGGGAACGCTGTCCGAACGCGTGCGTGAGACAAGGCCGTCGTTCAACGAGATCCGGGTCGAGGGGCGCGCGTTCGAGACGATCGCGCGGGTGATGGATGCGCCCGACGAGCGATTGTGA